From a single Pelmatolapia mariae isolate MD_Pm_ZW linkage group LG20, Pm_UMD_F_2, whole genome shotgun sequence genomic region:
- the epha2b gene encoding ephrin type-A receptor 2 isoform X1 produces MDFFGGIKRYLFSYVLLNGIFITIQTKEEVLLDMRASGDELGWLTWPLDQGEKTGWEVVQRTLNGSQFYTYSICNVEEREQDNWLRTTFIQRHPLASRVFVELKFIVRDCNSFDGASLICKETFNLYTSESDADVGTTFRKSQFKKVATIAPDEITGKNEMHINTETRVVDGLSRKGFYLAFQDIGACIALLSVRVFYKTCPGTIQNLATFPETVAGGENQPLTEVSGVCVDNAASEESPRIYCTEEGKWAVQVGQCQCKPGYEEVKDACQECRPGSFKAEASSDACEPCPANTDTLEHGAVLCPCKDGFFRAPTDPSTGPCSGPPSAPLDLSAFRQPSVGRLILSWTPPEDTGGRNDITYSVECQRCDGVVCQPCGERVRYEPGSTKLTESRVSVSELEAHLNYTFIVQAHSGVSQLASEAQRPPSRSNVTIFLQYTDPPQITTMRLVGRTSTSLALSWDVSPRPRAQLHIRYKLTYHKKDDNLDKTTYTVLTLDKNSAQIKDLAPGTAYLFIVQALGSDDNSEGSRMEEHFETLTEGSPSQNYTVLLVAAVGVAMMLIVVFAFLFFRRRKRNSHTRQGPEDTYFSTPEQLKPLKTYVDPHTYEDPNVAVLKFATEIHPSHITKQKVIGAGEFGEVYRGILKAPGRKEVAVAIKTLKPGYTEKQRQDFLSEASIMGQFTHQNIIRLEGVVTKCKGFFKHAMIVTEYMENGALDRYLRDHDGEISSFQLVGMLRGIAAGMKYLSDMSYVHRDLAARNILVNNNMECKVSDFGLSRVLEDDPEGTYTTSGGKIPIRWTAPEAIAYRKFTSASDVWSFGIVMWEVMAFGERPYWDMSNHEVMKAINEAFRLPAPMDCPSAVYQLMLQCWLQDRAKRPRFGDIVSLLDKLLRSPESLKTIADFDPRVSIRLPSTSGSDGSPFRSVCEWLESIKMSQYSENFTCAGIVTMEQVLQMKTEDIKNIGVRLPGHLKRIAYSILGLKDQTSTLSVFAV; encoded by the exons TGGGAGGTTGTCCAGAGGACTCTAAATGGCTCTCAGTTCTATACGTACTCCATCTGCAATGTGGAGGAGCGTGAGCAGGACAACTGGCTGCGCACCACCTTCATCCAGCGGCATCCATTGGCCTCGCGGGTTTTTGTGGAACTTAAGTTTATCGTACGCGACTGCAACTCTTTCGACGGAGCCTCGTTAATCTGCAAGGAAACCTTCAACCTCTATACGTCCGAATCGGATGCAGATGTGGGCACCACCTTCCGCAAGAGCCAGTTTAAGAAGGTGGCCACCATAGCTCCGGATGAGATCACCGgtaaaaatgaaatgcacatTAACACAGAGACGCGAGTGGTGGACGGGCTGTCTCGAAAAGGTTTCTACTTGGCTTTTCAAGACATCGGAGCCTGCATCGCTCTTCTCTCCGTCAGGGTCTTCTACAAGACCTGCCCGGGCACCATACAGAATCTCGCCACGTTCCCCGAGACGGTGGCCGGAGGTGAGAACCAGCCACTTACGGAAGTGAGCGGGGTATGCGTGGATAACGCAGCCAGTGAGGAGTCACCTCGCATCTACTGCACCGAGGAAGGGAAGTGGGCGGTGCAGGTTGGACAGTGCCAGTGCAAACCGGGCTACGAAGAGGTCAAAGACGCATGTCAAG AGTGTCGGCCTGGCTCTTTCAAAGCGGAGGCATCGAGTGACGCGTGCGAGCCATGTCCTGCCAACACCGATACGCTGGAACATGGAGCTGTGCTTTGTCCCTGCAAGGATGGCTTCTTCCGGGCCCCAACCGACCCCTCTACTGGACCCTGCTCAG GCCCCCCCTCTGCACCACTCGATCTTTCGGCTTTCCGTCAGCCCTCCGTGGGAAGACTCATCCTCTCCTGGACCCCCCCTGAAGACACCGGAGGTCGTAATGACATCACCTACAGCGTGGAGTGCCAGCGCTGCGATGGGGTTGTGTGTCAGCCCTGTGGGGAGAGAGTTCGCTATGAGCCGGGGAGCACGAAGCTGACTGAGTCCAGGGTGTCAGTGAGCGAGCTGGAAGCTCACCTCAACTACACCTTCATCGTGCAGGCGCACAGCGGCGTGTCGCAGTTGGCTAGTGAGGCTCAGCGGCCACCATCCAGGAGCAATGTCACTATATTTCTGCAGTACACAG ATCCCCCCCAAATTACCACAATGCGACTGGTGGGACGGACCTCCACCAGCCTGGCTCTTTCCTGGGATGTATCCCCTCGACCACGTGCCCAGCTTCACATCCGGTATAAACTAACTTACCACAAGAAG GATGATAACCTCGATAAGACTACCTACACCGTGCTCACGCTCGACAAGAACTCGGCGCAAATCAAAGATCTGGCCCCAGGCACGGCCTACCTGTTCATTGTGCAGGCCCTCGGCAGCGATGACAACTCCGAAGGCTCCAGAATGGAGGAGCATTTCGAGACCTTAACTGAAG GAAGCCCGTCTCAGAACTACACAGTCTTATTAGTGGCGGCAGTTGGGGTGGCGATGATGCTGATCGTAGTGTTCGCGTTCCTTTTCTTCCGCAGACG aaAAAGGAACTCTCACACCAGGCAAGGACCAGAGGACACGTACTTCTCCAccccag AACAATTGAAGCCTCTGAAGACCTACGTGGATCCACACACATACGAGGACCCCAACGTGGCCGTCCTCAAGTTTGCCACCGAAATCCACCCCAGCCACATAACCAAACAGAAAGTCATCGGAGCTG GGGAGTTTGGCGAGGTGTACCGTGGTATTCTGAAAGCGCCGGGGAGGAAAGAGGTGGCAGTGGCTATCAAGACACTGAAGCCTGGCTACACTGAGAAACAGAGGCAGGACTTTCTGAGCGAGGCCTCCATCATGGGCCAGTTCACCCACCAGAACATAATTCGCCTAGAGGGAGTGGTTACCAAATGTAAGGGTTTCT TTAAACACGCCATGATTGTAACTGAATACATGGAGAATGGAGCTCTGGATAGGTACCTCAGG GACCATGATGGTGAGATTTCTTCCTTCCAGCTGGTGGGCATGCTGCGTGGCATCGCTGCAGGCATGAAGTACCTCTCTGACATGAGCTACGTCCACCGAGACCTGGCTGCCCGCAACATCCTCGTCAACAACAACATGGAGTGCAAAGTGTCTGACTTCGGCCTGTCCCGGGTGCTGGAGGACGATCCTGAGGGGACGTACACCACAAGT GGAGGTAAAATTCCGATTCGCTGGACAGCTCCAGAGGCAATAGCATACAGGAAGTTCACCTCGGCTAGTGACGTGTGGAGTTTTGGCATAGTCATGTGGGAAGTTATGGCTTTTGGAGAAAGACCTTACTGGGACATGAGCAACCACGAG GTGATGAAGGCCATCAATGAAGCTTTCAGGCTCCCGGCACCTATGGACTGTCCCTCAGCCGTTTACCAGTTGATGCTGCAGTGCTGGCTCCAGGATCGCGCCAAGAGGCCACGTTTTGGAGACATAGTGAGCCTGCTGGACAAGCTGCTGCGCAGCCCAGAGTCCCTGAAGACCATTGCAGACTTTGACCCACG CGTATCCATCCGCCTGCCAAGCACCAGCGGCTCAGATGGCTCTCCCTTCAGGTCGGTGTGTGAATGGCTGGAGTCCATCAAGATGAGCCAGTACAGCGAGAACTTCACCTGCGCCGGGATTGTCACCATGGAACAAGTCCTGCAGATGAAAACTGA GGATATTAAGAACATTGGAGTGAGGCTGCCTGGACATTTGAAAAGAATTGCCTACAGCATCTTGGGCTTAAAGGACCAGACCAGCACACTGAGCGTGTTTGCAGTGTGA
- the epha2b gene encoding ephrin type-A receptor 2 isoform X2, producing MDFFGGIKRYLFSYVLLNGIFITIQTKEEVLLDMRASGDELGWLTWPLDQGEKTGWEVVQRTLNGSQFYTYSICNVEEREQDNWLRTTFIQRHPLASRVFVELKFIVRDCNSFDGASLICKETFNLYTSESDADVGTTFRKSQFKKVATIAPDEITGKNEMHINTETRVVDGLSRKGFYLAFQDIGACIALLSVRVFYKTCPGTIQNLATFPETVAGGENQPLTEVSGVCVDNAASEESPRIYCTEEGKWAVQVGQCQCKPGYEEVKDACQECRPGSFKAEASSDACEPCPANTDTLEHGAVLCPCKDGFFRAPTDPSTGPCSGPPSAPLDLSAFRQPSVGRLILSWTPPEDTGGRNDITYSVECQRCDGVVCQPCGERVRYEPGSTKLTESRVSVSELEAHLNYTFIVQAHSGVSQLASEAQRPPSRSNVTIFLQYTDPPQITTMRLVGRTSTSLALSWDVSPRPRAQLHIRYKLTYHKKDDNLDKTTYTVLTLDKNSAQIKDLAPGTAYLFIVQALGSDDNSEGSRMEEHFETLTEGSPSQNYTVLLVAAVGVAMMLIVVFAFLFFRRRKRNSHTRQGPEDTYFSTPEQLKPLKTYVDPHTYEDPNVAVLKFATEIHPSHITKQKVIGAGEFGEVYRGILKAPGRKEVAVAIKTLKPGYTEKQRQDFLSEASIMGQFTHQNIIRLEGVVTKFKHAMIVTEYMENGALDRYLRDHDGEISSFQLVGMLRGIAAGMKYLSDMSYVHRDLAARNILVNNNMECKVSDFGLSRVLEDDPEGTYTTSGGKIPIRWTAPEAIAYRKFTSASDVWSFGIVMWEVMAFGERPYWDMSNHEVMKAINEAFRLPAPMDCPSAVYQLMLQCWLQDRAKRPRFGDIVSLLDKLLRSPESLKTIADFDPRVSIRLPSTSGSDGSPFRSVCEWLESIKMSQYSENFTCAGIVTMEQVLQMKTEDIKNIGVRLPGHLKRIAYSILGLKDQTSTLSVFAV from the exons TGGGAGGTTGTCCAGAGGACTCTAAATGGCTCTCAGTTCTATACGTACTCCATCTGCAATGTGGAGGAGCGTGAGCAGGACAACTGGCTGCGCACCACCTTCATCCAGCGGCATCCATTGGCCTCGCGGGTTTTTGTGGAACTTAAGTTTATCGTACGCGACTGCAACTCTTTCGACGGAGCCTCGTTAATCTGCAAGGAAACCTTCAACCTCTATACGTCCGAATCGGATGCAGATGTGGGCACCACCTTCCGCAAGAGCCAGTTTAAGAAGGTGGCCACCATAGCTCCGGATGAGATCACCGgtaaaaatgaaatgcacatTAACACAGAGACGCGAGTGGTGGACGGGCTGTCTCGAAAAGGTTTCTACTTGGCTTTTCAAGACATCGGAGCCTGCATCGCTCTTCTCTCCGTCAGGGTCTTCTACAAGACCTGCCCGGGCACCATACAGAATCTCGCCACGTTCCCCGAGACGGTGGCCGGAGGTGAGAACCAGCCACTTACGGAAGTGAGCGGGGTATGCGTGGATAACGCAGCCAGTGAGGAGTCACCTCGCATCTACTGCACCGAGGAAGGGAAGTGGGCGGTGCAGGTTGGACAGTGCCAGTGCAAACCGGGCTACGAAGAGGTCAAAGACGCATGTCAAG AGTGTCGGCCTGGCTCTTTCAAAGCGGAGGCATCGAGTGACGCGTGCGAGCCATGTCCTGCCAACACCGATACGCTGGAACATGGAGCTGTGCTTTGTCCCTGCAAGGATGGCTTCTTCCGGGCCCCAACCGACCCCTCTACTGGACCCTGCTCAG GCCCCCCCTCTGCACCACTCGATCTTTCGGCTTTCCGTCAGCCCTCCGTGGGAAGACTCATCCTCTCCTGGACCCCCCCTGAAGACACCGGAGGTCGTAATGACATCACCTACAGCGTGGAGTGCCAGCGCTGCGATGGGGTTGTGTGTCAGCCCTGTGGGGAGAGAGTTCGCTATGAGCCGGGGAGCACGAAGCTGACTGAGTCCAGGGTGTCAGTGAGCGAGCTGGAAGCTCACCTCAACTACACCTTCATCGTGCAGGCGCACAGCGGCGTGTCGCAGTTGGCTAGTGAGGCTCAGCGGCCACCATCCAGGAGCAATGTCACTATATTTCTGCAGTACACAG ATCCCCCCCAAATTACCACAATGCGACTGGTGGGACGGACCTCCACCAGCCTGGCTCTTTCCTGGGATGTATCCCCTCGACCACGTGCCCAGCTTCACATCCGGTATAAACTAACTTACCACAAGAAG GATGATAACCTCGATAAGACTACCTACACCGTGCTCACGCTCGACAAGAACTCGGCGCAAATCAAAGATCTGGCCCCAGGCACGGCCTACCTGTTCATTGTGCAGGCCCTCGGCAGCGATGACAACTCCGAAGGCTCCAGAATGGAGGAGCATTTCGAGACCTTAACTGAAG GAAGCCCGTCTCAGAACTACACAGTCTTATTAGTGGCGGCAGTTGGGGTGGCGATGATGCTGATCGTAGTGTTCGCGTTCCTTTTCTTCCGCAGACG aaAAAGGAACTCTCACACCAGGCAAGGACCAGAGGACACGTACTTCTCCAccccag AACAATTGAAGCCTCTGAAGACCTACGTGGATCCACACACATACGAGGACCCCAACGTGGCCGTCCTCAAGTTTGCCACCGAAATCCACCCCAGCCACATAACCAAACAGAAAGTCATCGGAGCTG GGGAGTTTGGCGAGGTGTACCGTGGTATTCTGAAAGCGCCGGGGAGGAAAGAGGTGGCAGTGGCTATCAAGACACTGAAGCCTGGCTACACTGAGAAACAGAGGCAGGACTTTCTGAGCGAGGCCTCCATCATGGGCCAGTTCACCCACCAGAACATAATTCGCCTAGAGGGAGTGGTTACCAAAT TTAAACACGCCATGATTGTAACTGAATACATGGAGAATGGAGCTCTGGATAGGTACCTCAGG GACCATGATGGTGAGATTTCTTCCTTCCAGCTGGTGGGCATGCTGCGTGGCATCGCTGCAGGCATGAAGTACCTCTCTGACATGAGCTACGTCCACCGAGACCTGGCTGCCCGCAACATCCTCGTCAACAACAACATGGAGTGCAAAGTGTCTGACTTCGGCCTGTCCCGGGTGCTGGAGGACGATCCTGAGGGGACGTACACCACAAGT GGAGGTAAAATTCCGATTCGCTGGACAGCTCCAGAGGCAATAGCATACAGGAAGTTCACCTCGGCTAGTGACGTGTGGAGTTTTGGCATAGTCATGTGGGAAGTTATGGCTTTTGGAGAAAGACCTTACTGGGACATGAGCAACCACGAG GTGATGAAGGCCATCAATGAAGCTTTCAGGCTCCCGGCACCTATGGACTGTCCCTCAGCCGTTTACCAGTTGATGCTGCAGTGCTGGCTCCAGGATCGCGCCAAGAGGCCACGTTTTGGAGACATAGTGAGCCTGCTGGACAAGCTGCTGCGCAGCCCAGAGTCCCTGAAGACCATTGCAGACTTTGACCCACG CGTATCCATCCGCCTGCCAAGCACCAGCGGCTCAGATGGCTCTCCCTTCAGGTCGGTGTGTGAATGGCTGGAGTCCATCAAGATGAGCCAGTACAGCGAGAACTTCACCTGCGCCGGGATTGTCACCATGGAACAAGTCCTGCAGATGAAAACTGA GGATATTAAGAACATTGGAGTGAGGCTGCCTGGACATTTGAAAAGAATTGCCTACAGCATCTTGGGCTTAAAGGACCAGACCAGCACACTGAGCGTGTTTGCAGTGTGA